From Diospyros lotus cultivar Yz01 chromosome 4, ASM1463336v1, whole genome shotgun sequence, a single genomic window includes:
- the LOC127799841 gene encoding uncharacterized protein LOC127799841, whose product MRVTTHCGIKHLEAMRRALDRYKLLDRFLQGPLGHFLKMPLSLHLTAPQLIYHVLLREVTFPGAHHDEMWFEIGGTPYRYGRQEFILISGLRFGAIDRESLEPKPIEPESLRARLFPQHKKGVTGDDLELLISTREDMVSEDALKLIYIAVVDMFLLGQDERGHVDDFLWTMAEDLQAFEMFPWGTYVYSKSQHYIRLATKERKLTGEGGKKINLYGFVWAFQWWLIETFPWIQNKWAVRLSDADIPRCRKWLSKKRPQIKNYDDCLRKEARGSSPTLEPTDDERETNFWRSFNPQHSVGVDVYKFGGGGGEEEEENGGDEDEDEDGDEDKASRIHLDEKGKEENGEEKNKEKARFPDSSHHGQYEEGKEEKDKEKARFSDSSHHGQYKEGKGEKDKEEVRFVDSSHHGQYEITEMLKQTLDMLRRIDGEMSQVRTQLLRLERAQESLERGQAALERGQAALCAHLRIPHISPDHSDNVHEQSQGDDQVDLDHHDEDQASTSRLQEEEVVRVDRRPMRDRLPSQFRRPPFTDPTKYKRRKKDATLEGSDVDPMPPVLDPMPPDIETVPPEGYIEFIGSNENISLHTGFILNLTPDDLRNIENEANWLEGYHIDSYMCCLRRIQSRRQYDTNYAIMSTSFFASMVRFWEQEYGGNRRVFVPSIASVPEEWTGFVDGRIDGSLPWWAVDYVLLPCNVANSHWFLLKICLKDRRIVIYDSNSINEDSRRSRVEAIQPLVSLLPILLKKAAYYEHVTATATLDRDWEVENTDPQKLPQQPDGASCGCYIIKYVEDILRHNEDHWHMHPTVDVRTLRRQIGIFLYRHSTVVYL is encoded by the exons ATGCGAGTTACTACTCATTGTGGGATCAAACACCTTGAGGCGATGCGTCGTGCTCTAGACCGATACAAGTTATTAGATAGATTCCTACAGGGCCCATTAGGACATTTCTTAAAGATGCCTTTGTCTCTCCATTTGACTGCACCACAATTGATATATCATGTTCTACTTAGGGAGGTGACATTTCCAGGTGCCCACCACGATGAGATGTGGTTCGAGATTGGTGGCACACCATATAGGTACGGGAGGCAGGAGTTCATACTTATTAGTGGACTCCGATTTGGGGCTATTGATAGGGAAAGCCTTGAACCGAAACCTATTGAGCCGGAGAGTTTACGTGCTCGACTATTTCCACAACATAAGAAGGGGGTGACTGGAGACGACCTTGAATTACTTATTAGTACCAGAGAGGACATGGTTTCAGAGGATGCCCTGAAACTGATTTACATTGCTGTGGTCGATATGTTTTTGTTGGGCCAGGATGAGCGCGGGCATGTGGATGATTTCTTGTGGACTATGGCTGAAGATTTACAAGCATTTGAGATGTTCCCTTGGGGTACGTATGTCTACAGTAAGAGTCAACATTACATCCGATTGGccacgaaagaaagaaaattgactgGTGAAGGTGGGAAGAAAATCAACCTTTATGGTTTTGTATGGGCGTTTCAG tggtggttgatcgaaaCGTTCCCATGGATTCAGAATAAATGGGCCGTTAGACTGTCTGATGCAGACATTCCAAGATGTAGAAAATGGCTATCAAAAAAAAGGCCgcagataaaaaattacgacgattgtcttaggaaggaa GCACGAGGATCGAGTCCGACTCTTGAGCCCACTGATGATGAGCGGGAAACGAATTTTTGGAGATCTTTTAACCCTCAACACTCGGTTGGGGTCGATGTCTATAAATTTGGGGGCGGAGGGggtgaagaggaggaagagaatggCGGGGATGAGGACGAGGACGAGGACGGGGATGAGGATAAGGCGAGTAGGATACATTTAGatgagaagggaaaggaagagaatGGGGAGGAGAAGAATAAGGAGAAGGCAAGATTCCCTGATAGTTCGCACCACGGACAATACGAG gagggaaaggaggagaaggataaggagaAGGCAAGATTCTCTGATAGTTCGCACCACGGACAATACAAG gagggaaagggggagaaggataaggaggaGGTAAGATTCGTTGATAGTTCGCACCACGGCCAATATGAG ATCACCGAGATGCTGAAACAAACTCTAGATATGTTGCGGAGAATAGATGGGGAAATGAGTCAGGTGAGGACACAATTGTTGAGACTAGAGAGGGCGCAGGAATCACTAGAGAGGGGGCAAGCAGCACTAGAGAGGGGTCAGGCAGCACTATGTGCTCATCTACGCATCCCGCATATTTCCCCAGATCACAGCGATAATGTTCATGAGCAGTCCCAGGGTGATGATCAGGTAGATCTTGATCATCACGATGAGGACCAGGCATCTACATCTAGA TTACAGGAGGAGGAAGTGGTTAGGGTCGACAGGCGACCTATGCGAGATAGATTGCCATCGCAGTTTCGTCGTCCACCCTTCACCGatccaacaaaatataaaaggagaaagaaggatgcTACTTTGGAGGGGTCGGACGTGGACCCGATGCCGCCGGTACTAGACCCAATGCCGCCGGACATAGAGACAGTGCCCCCTGAGGGTTATATTGAGTTCATAGGTTCTAATGAAAATATTAG TCTTCACACCGGTTTCATTCTTAACCTAACACCGGATGACCTCCGAAACATAGAGAATGAGGCCAACTGGTTGGAGGGTTACCATATCGATAGTTACATGTGTTGCCTGAGACGTATACAGTCTCGACGTCAATATGACACAAACTACGCTATCATGTCAACTTCGTTTTTT gcaTCCATGGTAAGATTTTGGGAACAGGAGTACGGGGGCAATAGGAGGGTTTTTGTGCCTTCTATCGCATCTGTTCCAGAAGAGTGGACCGGTTTCGTTGACGGGCGCATTGACGGAAGTCTCCCTTGGTGGGCAGTCGATTAT gtgTTGCTCCCTTGTAATGTAGCAAATTCTCATTGGTTTCTCTTAAAGATTTGCTTGAAAGATAGGAGAATTGTCATATATGACTCCAATTCCATAAATGAAGATAGTCGTAGGAGCAGGGTCGAAGCTATACAACCACTTGTGAGTTTGTTACCCATTCTACTAAAGAAAGCTGCATATTATGAACATGTAACTGCAACTGCGACGCTAGACAGAGATTGGGAAGTGGAGAATACTGATCCTCAGAAGTTGCCTCAACAACCGGatgg GGCCAGCTGCGGGTGCTACATTATCAAATATGTCGAGGACATACTGAGGCATAATGAGGATCACTGGCATATGCACCCAACTGTGGATGTCCGTACCCTCCGAAGACAGAttggaatatttttgtatagacatagcACGGTAGTATACTTGTAG
- the LOC127800446 gene encoding uncharacterized protein LOC127800446: MGGLSDDAPHTDDDCDNETDNNSDDSDGDNSDDGGDEREVSPEYPEVRFSGSQFEDNHLQRNWIVPGVENYAIEETRPEVSIPYQGDLLHMGALFKSKQELILTFGQYCVDVKMDYRVRRSCTIRFEAGCKDVNCKFMLRARCRPGCSFWHVVKFMPSHTCTPDVYDSHFRSVKAIVIGSLFSERVASSEYTPRMLMGELLEQHGVQIMYTKAWRSLQHAKRLTYGNPDESYQQLPSYFHMLKETNPGSITAIETDENNYFLYSFFALGACLHGFRSYIRPVVAVDATHLKGEHKGVIFVATCKDGEEMIYPIAFGFGDGESDRSWIWFLTKLREAIGVREDLVIVSDRHQSIANAMSHVFPSVPHVFCFFHLKQNLKKRCRQRKDVMTAFYLAAYSYTTIECDTYLAEIQSMHPQTHLTLMEAGPKKWSRAYCPRRRYSMMTTNIAESLNKCMMKARRLPITSAHEFLRHMLQKWFSDRRAAAARLETIVTSAAVAHVNLAHAKTLDRGCRVVPIIQGNKYLVQHAKEGDGIVDIVASTCSCRKWDIDQIPCLHAIAASSFMRVHYHMLCHSYYTADWVRRAYALPINPLPNKAAWVLPTYVRQIVILPPVQRRQPGRPRNGRIPSMGEARRRKKCGKCGELGHNSLGCPNEWTSSIGESSTATTPESRDAARASARASRKCSICKETGHTRRRCPIQLSIPSDDNIVNDENNQ, from the exons ATGGGTGGTTTGTCAGATGACGCTCCACATACGGATGATGATTGTGATAATGAAACTGATAATAATAGTGACGATAGCGATGGTGATAATAGTGATGATGGTGGTGATGAAAGAGAAGTGAGTCCGGAGTACCCAGAAGTAAGATTTTCAGGTTCACAATTTGAGGACAACCATTTACAAAGAAACTGGATCGTTCCTggtgtagaaaattatgcaattgaggAAACAAGACCTGAAGTGTCTATTCCATACCAAGGTGATCTTTTACACATGGGTGCACTCTTTAAAAGTAAACAGGAACTAATTTTGACATTTGGACaatattgtgttgatgtgaagatGGACTATCGAGTCAGACGTTCGTGCACAATTCGATTTGAGGCTGGTTGCAAGGATGTGAACTGCAAATTTATGCTTCGTGCAAGATGTAGACCTGGTTGTTCGTTTTGGCATGTGGTGAAATTTATGCCGAGTCACACGTGTACTCCGGACGTATACGATTCACATTTTCGAAGTGTGAAGGCTATTGTCATCGGAAGTTTGTTTTCTGAAAGAGTGGCGAGTAGTGAATATACACCTAGAATGCTAATGGGGGAGTTGCTGGAACAACATGGTGTGCAGATTATGTACACTAAAGCTTGGAGGTCTTTACAACATGCAAAGAGACTTACTTATGGTAATCCAGATGAATCATATCAGCAACTaccctcatattttcacatgttaaaagaaacaaatcctgGCAGTATCACGGCAATAGAGacagatgaaaataattattttttatattcattttttgcactcGGAGCTTGCCTTCATGGTTTTCGGTCTTACATAAGACCGGTTGTTGCCGTTGATGCCACACATTTGAAAGGTGAACACAAAGGGGTGATATtcgttgcaacttgcaaagatggggaggaaatgatttatcccatcgcttttggatttggagatggTGAGTCTGACAGATCATGGATATGGTTTTTGACGAAATTGAGAGAGGCTATCGGAGTGCGAGAAGATTTAGTCATTGTTTCTGATCGTCACCAAAGCATTGCGAATGCGATGAGTCATGTCTTCCCTTCTGTCCCacatgtcttttgtttcttccaccttaagcaaaacttgaagaaacgTTGTAGACAGCGAAAAGATGTGATGACTGCATTCTACCTTGCAGCATACAGTTACACCACAATAGAGTGTGATACATACTTGGCAGAAATACAATCGATGCATCCTCAGACTCATCTGACATTGATGGAAGCAGGACCGAAAAAGTGGTCACGTGCATATTgtccaagaagaagatattccatgatgaccaccaacattgccgagtctctcaataaatgcatgatgaaagcacgtcggttgcctataacaagtgcacatgaatttttgagacatatgctTCAGAAATGGTTTAGTGATAGACGTGCTGCAGCTGCCAGACTCGAAACCATTGTGACCTCCGCTGCAGTGGCACATGTTAACTTGGCGCATGCCAAAACATTAGACCGAGGATGTCGTGTAGTTCCTATAATACAAGGGAACAAATACCTCGTGCAACATGCAAAGGAAGGCGATGGGATAGTTGACATTGTTGCGAGTACATGCAGTTGTCGCAAGTGGGACATTGATCAAATACCATGTCTTCATGCAATTGCTGCTAGCAG TTTCATGAGGGTGCACTACCATATGCTTTGCCATTCATATTACACTGCAGATTGGGTCAGACGCGCATATGCACTTCCCATCAATCCTCTCCCTAACAAGGCCGCTTGGGTTCTTCCAACGTACGTCAGACAGATAGTTATACTCCCACCTGTGCAAAGACGACAACCGGGTAGACCGAGAAATGGTCGAATTCCTTCCATGGGGGAAGCTCgtcgaagaaaaaaatgtggaaaatgcggTGAACTAGGACACAACAGTCTTGGTTGCCCTAATGAATGGACTTCCTCCATTGGAGAGTCGAGCACAGCCACTACTCCGGAATCCAGGGACGCTGCTAGGGCCTCTGCAAGGGCAAGCCGGAAATGCAGCATTTGCAAAGAGACTGGACACACTCGTCGTCGGTGCCCTATACAGTTGTCAATTCCAAGTGATGATAATATTGTCAATGATGAAAACAATCAATAG
- the LOC127799842 gene encoding uncharacterized protein LOC127799842 translates to MAAHGGVNPAAMSKRLWNAVRVALFMLRKGLVSNRNAVADLNLMVKKRAKLLKRALRNLLSHHRKQPRGMAVAGRGLREYEFSCSNNSSPVFFGPSTWKRKRHHRLLQLPCINRSLVQQQEEEGEEEEEEEDEMVTGDGNGEVDDDAEEFIRRFYEQLRLQSRIQYLQYDQDMQFQQDIN, encoded by the coding sequence ATGGCAGCCCACGGCGGGGTGAACCCGGCGGCCATGAGCAAGAGACTATGGAACGCGGTGAGGGTTGCGTTGTTTATGCTGAGGAAAGGGTTGGTCTCGAACAGGAACGCCGTGGCTGACTTGAATCTGATGGTGAAGAAGAGAGCGAAGCTTCTGAAGAGGGCTCTCCGGAATCTGTTGTCCCACCACCGGAAACAACCCAGAGGCATGGCGGTGGCCGGCCGCGGGTTACGGGAATATGAGTTCTCTTGCAGCAACAACTCAAGTCCTGTATTTTTCGGGCCGTCGACGTGGAAGAGGAAACGCCACCATCGACTCCTTCAGCTTCCATGCATCAATCGGTCTCTGGTCCAGCagcaagaggaagaaggagaggaagaggaagaggaagaagatgagatgGTTACTGGCGATGGAAACGGAGAAGTGGACGACGATGCGGAGGAATTCATCAGAAGGTTTTATGAGCAGCTGAGGCTGCAAAGTAGGATTCAGTATCTCCAGTATGATCAAGACATGCAATTCCAGCAGGACATCAATTAA